A single Nisaea sp. DNA region contains:
- a CDS encoding phenylacetate--CoA ligase family protein: MSGDFYDTLETRSTDEREAAQMAALSAQVALAKGKTAYFGKLLADVDPGAITSRTALASLPVTRKGDLLDLQKSTPPFGGMTTVAPNGLARLYMSPGPIYDAEGPEPDPWRFARTLYAAGFRKGEILHNCFSYHLTPAGMMVDSAARAIGCAVFPGGVGNTEMQVQAAAGLKPSGYGGTPSFLKIILEKARELGTDISSMKKGLVGGEALPPSLRKELSELGCDVLQCYGTADLGLVAYESPALEGMILDEGVIVEIVRPGTGDPVAEGEVGEIVVTSLNQSYPLIRFGTGDMSAVLTGPSPCGRTNQRIKGWMGRADQTTKIKGMFVHPGQVAEVVKRHPEILKARLIVTGRTGEDVMTLHCETTASGDALSDTVASSLQAVTKLRGAVSLVAEGSLANDGKVIEDARSYD; the protein is encoded by the coding sequence ATGAGCGGCGATTTTTACGACACGCTTGAAACCCGCAGTACCGACGAACGCGAGGCCGCCCAGATGGCGGCCTTGTCCGCTCAGGTCGCCCTGGCCAAGGGCAAGACCGCCTATTTCGGGAAACTGCTGGCGGATGTCGATCCGGGCGCGATCACCAGCCGCACGGCCCTTGCCAGCCTCCCCGTCACCCGCAAGGGCGACTTGCTTGACCTGCAGAAAAGCACACCTCCCTTTGGCGGCATGACCACTGTCGCACCGAACGGCCTTGCCCGGCTCTATATGTCGCCTGGCCCGATTTACGATGCGGAAGGCCCCGAGCCCGATCCCTGGAGATTCGCGCGCACACTTTACGCCGCCGGGTTCCGTAAGGGCGAGATCCTGCACAACTGCTTCTCCTATCACCTGACCCCGGCCGGGATGATGGTCGACAGCGCCGCACGCGCCATCGGTTGCGCCGTCTTTCCGGGCGGCGTCGGAAATACCGAAATGCAGGTCCAGGCAGCCGCCGGTCTCAAGCCGTCAGGCTATGGCGGCACTCCGAGCTTCCTGAAAATCATCCTCGAGAAAGCGCGGGAGTTGGGCACCGACATCTCCAGCATGAAGAAGGGCCTCGTCGGCGGCGAAGCCCTGCCCCCGAGCCTGCGCAAGGAATTGTCCGAACTCGGCTGCGACGTGCTGCAATGCTATGGCACCGCAGATCTCGGGCTTGTTGCCTATGAGAGCCCGGCTCTGGAAGGCATGATCCTTGACGAAGGCGTGATCGTGGAGATCGTCCGCCCCGGAACCGGCGATCCGGTCGCCGAGGGTGAGGTTGGCGAGATCGTCGTCACCAGCCTCAATCAGAGCTATCCGCTCATCCGCTTCGGCACCGGCGATATGTCGGCGGTTCTGACAGGCCCCAGTCCGTGCGGACGCACCAACCAGCGCATCAAGGGCTGGATGGGCCGTGCCGACCAGACCACCAAGATCAAAGGCATGTTTGTTCACCCGGGACAAGTTGCCGAGGTGGTGAAGCGCCACCCGGAAATCCTGAAAGCACGCCTTATCGTCACTGGCCGGACCGGCGAGGACGTGATGACATTACATTGCGAGACCACAGCCTCAGGAGATGCACTCTCCGACACCGTTGCCTCCAGCTTGCAAGCCGTCACAAAACTTCGTGGCGCGGTCTCTCTGGTAGCCGAAGGCAGCCTCGCCAATGACGGCAAGGTGATCGAGGACGCACGCAGCTACGATTGA
- a CDS encoding ABC transporter ATP-binding protein: protein MTAVEQETGAEQPILRVNNIEVIYDHVILVLKGVSLEVPRGGIVALLGGNGAGKTTTLKAISNLLKSERGEVTKGTIEFEGHPIQSMNPHNLVEQGVIQVMEGRHCFEHLTVEENLMTGAFTRGGDRAGIARDLEMVYNYFPRLRDRRTSLAGYTSGGEQQMVAIGRALMSRPKTILLDEPSMGLAPQLVEQIFEIVKKINEQEGVSILLAEQNTNVALRYAKYGYILESGRVVMEGDAESLRSNEDVKEFYLGISTGGRKSFRDVKHYRRRKRWLG from the coding sequence GTGACAGCGGTCGAACAGGAAACCGGAGCGGAACAGCCGATACTCCGCGTCAATAATATCGAGGTCATCTACGACCACGTCATTCTGGTCTTGAAGGGCGTCTCCCTTGAAGTCCCGCGCGGCGGCATCGTCGCCCTTCTCGGCGGCAACGGCGCCGGCAAGACCACAACACTGAAAGCCATTTCGAACCTGCTTAAGTCCGAACGCGGCGAGGTAACGAAAGGCACGATCGAATTCGAGGGTCACCCGATCCAGTCGATGAACCCTCACAATCTCGTCGAGCAGGGCGTTATCCAGGTCATGGAAGGCCGCCACTGCTTCGAACATCTGACCGTCGAGGAAAACCTGATGACCGGTGCGTTCACACGCGGCGGGGACAGGGCCGGCATCGCCCGGGATCTGGAGATGGTCTATAATTATTTCCCACGCCTGCGCGATCGGCGCACCAGCCTGGCGGGCTACACGTCCGGTGGCGAGCAGCAGATGGTTGCCATCGGCCGGGCGCTGATGAGCCGGCCTAAAACAATCCTGCTGGACGAGCCGTCCATGGGCCTCGCCCCGCAGCTGGTCGAACAGATCTTCGAGATCGTCAAGAAGATCAACGAGCAGGAAGGTGTCTCCATCCTGCTGGCCGAGCAGAACACAAACGTCGCTCTGCGCTACGCGAAGTATGGCTACATCCTGGAAAGCGGCCGGGTCGTCATGGAAGGCGATGCGGAAAGCCTGCGCTCAAACGAGGATGTGAAGGAATTCTACCTCGGCATCAGCACCGGCGGCCGGAAGAGCTTCCGCGACGTGAAGCATTACCGCCGTCGCAAACGCTGGCTCGGCTAA
- a CDS encoding ABC transporter substrate-binding protein yields the protein MRLSKASIAIAAAGVIAGATWAETARADYDSYTVPNLVYRTGAYAPNGIPLANGFIDYFNMLNERDGGVEGIKVDVVECETGYNTKVSVECYENLKNEGQSGALVFNPHSTGVTYALIPKASEDKIPILSMGYGRTSAADGTVFPYIFNFPATYWSQASAFVKYVGEKEGGMENLKGKKIALVFHNSAYGKEPIKTLETLGAKYGFELMLLPVDHPGQEQKATWLQVRRGKPDWIFMWGWGVMNQVAIKEAAAIRFPMDKFIGVWWSGSENDVAPAGPAANGYLAGTMHAPGADFEALNEIKTHVYAKGNGAGEEARVGEVLYNRGMLEAIFTAEAMRNAIKIHGTKDIRGEHVRDGFEAIDLKEADFDRLGLKNFMKPIKITCENHEGDGPIAIQQWDAAAGKWNIVSEWIEPMHDVVRALVKEDAAAYAKENNITPRSCS from the coding sequence ATGAGACTATCGAAGGCAAGCATTGCCATCGCGGCGGCGGGCGTTATCGCCGGCGCGACCTGGGCGGAAACCGCCCGGGCGGACTATGACTCATATACCGTTCCGAACCTGGTCTACCGGACGGGCGCCTATGCCCCGAACGGCATTCCGCTGGCGAACGGCTTCATCGACTATTTCAACATGCTCAACGAGCGTGATGGCGGCGTCGAAGGCATCAAGGTCGATGTCGTCGAGTGCGAGACCGGCTACAACACCAAGGTCTCCGTCGAGTGCTACGAGAACCTGAAAAACGAAGGCCAATCAGGTGCCCTCGTCTTCAACCCGCACTCCACGGGCGTGACCTACGCGCTGATCCCGAAGGCCAGCGAAGACAAAATTCCGATCCTCTCCATGGGATACGGCCGGACCTCCGCAGCTGACGGCACCGTCTTCCCGTACATCTTCAACTTCCCGGCCACCTACTGGTCCCAGGCCAGCGCCTTCGTCAAATATGTCGGCGAAAAGGAAGGTGGCATGGAGAACCTGAAGGGCAAAAAGATCGCCCTCGTCTTCCATAACTCCGCCTATGGCAAGGAGCCGATCAAGACGCTGGAAACGCTCGGCGCCAAGTACGGCTTCGAGCTGATGCTTCTGCCGGTCGACCATCCGGGTCAGGAACAGAAAGCTACCTGGCTGCAGGTTCGCCGCGGCAAGCCCGACTGGATCTTCATGTGGGGCTGGGGCGTAATGAACCAGGTTGCCATCAAGGAAGCCGCTGCCATTCGTTTCCCGATGGACAAGTTCATCGGCGTCTGGTGGTCCGGTTCAGAGAATGACGTCGCACCGGCTGGTCCGGCTGCGAACGGCTATCTCGCGGGCACCATGCATGCTCCGGGCGCTGACTTCGAAGCTTTGAACGAGATCAAGACGCACGTTTACGCCAAGGGTAACGGCGCGGGCGAAGAAGCTCGTGTAGGCGAAGTCCTCTATAACCGTGGCATGCTCGAAGCCATTTTCACGGCTGAAGCGATGCGGAATGCCATCAAGATCCATGGCACGAAGGACATTCGCGGTGAGCATGTGCGTGATGGTTTCGAGGCAATCGACCTCAAGGAAGCCGATTTTGATCGCCTCGGCCTGAAAAACTTCATGAAGCCGATCAAGATCACCTGCGAAAATCACGAAGGTGACGGCCCGATCGCAATCCAGCAATGGGATGCGGCCGCTGGCAAGTGGAACATCGTCTCCGAGTGGATCGAGCCGATGCACGATGTCGTCCGCGCCCTCGTGAAGGAAGATGCCGCGGCTTACGCCAAGGAAAACAACATCACGCCGCGCAGCTGCAGCTGA
- a CDS encoding branched-chain amino acid ABC transporter permease, with protein MLYRETGQFKRNYAADQQLFPIFQDKILLAAILVVALAIIPFVINDYWSKAILLPFMVYALVALGLNILVGYCGQISLGTGGFMAVGAYSSYKLCTAFPELNLIFVILFSGGCTAAVGVLFGLPSLRIKGFYLAVATLAAQFFLIWMFNKVPWFYNYEMSQITAPPREVFGFLVSGPQAEPAAQYLFVLGFIIVFTWIALNLVRGRVGRSWMSIRDMDIAAELLGIRPLQTKLLAFAVSSFYIGMGGAIIFHIWLGTVEATEAFDILQSFFVLFAIIIGGLGSVLGSFLGAAFMALMPVGLKVVLVDWIGMVPVTAKHIEFMLVGSLIIFFLIKEPHGLARMWQIAKEKLRLWPFPY; from the coding sequence ATGCTGTACCGTGAAACAGGCCAGTTCAAACGGAACTATGCCGCCGATCAGCAGCTCTTTCCGATCTTTCAGGACAAGATTCTGCTGGCTGCCATCCTGGTGGTGGCACTTGCCATCATTCCATTTGTCATCAACGACTACTGGTCGAAAGCTATCCTGCTGCCGTTCATGGTCTATGCGCTGGTCGCGCTCGGCCTGAACATCCTCGTTGGCTATTGCGGCCAGATCTCCCTCGGTACCGGCGGCTTCATGGCTGTCGGCGCCTATAGCTCCTACAAGCTCTGCACGGCCTTTCCGGAATTGAACCTGATCTTCGTGATCCTTTTCTCCGGCGGCTGTACAGCGGCTGTCGGCGTGCTGTTTGGCCTACCGAGCCTGCGGATCAAGGGGTTCTATCTCGCCGTCGCAACGCTGGCGGCCCAGTTCTTCCTGATCTGGATGTTCAACAAGGTGCCGTGGTTCTACAATTACGAAATGAGCCAGATCACCGCACCGCCGCGCGAAGTGTTCGGGTTCCTTGTTTCCGGACCGCAGGCCGAGCCCGCCGCACAGTATCTGTTCGTGCTCGGTTTCATCATCGTCTTTACATGGATAGCCCTGAATCTGGTACGCGGCCGTGTCGGGCGTAGCTGGATGTCGATCCGGGACATGGACATCGCGGCCGAGCTTCTGGGCATCCGCCCGCTGCAGACCAAGCTGCTGGCCTTTGCCGTCTCGTCTTTCTATATCGGCATGGGCGGTGCGATCATCTTCCATATCTGGCTCGGCACCGTCGAAGCCACGGAAGCCTTTGACATCCTGCAATCGTTCTTCGTGCTGTTCGCCATCATCATCGGCGGTCTTGGCAGCGTGCTCGGATCGTTCCTCGGTGCCGCCTTCATGGCGCTGATGCCGGTCGGGCTGAAGGTCGTTCTGGTCGACTGGATCGGGATGGTTCCGGTGACGGCGAAACATATCGAGTTCATGCTCGTCGGCTCGCTGATCATCTTCTTCCTCATCAAGGAGCCACACGGTCTGGCACGCATGTGGCAGATCGCCAAGGAGAAGCTCCGACTTTGGCCCTTCCCCTACTGA
- a CDS encoding branched-chain amino acid ABC transporter permease has translation MELIYAVLVQPFVDMYLDPLIFIETVIKGLMAGVLYSLVALGFVLIFKASGVFNFAQGVMALFAALTLTGIMEYMPDGLPKWLTVIVALGATVVIMILLAVIIERVVLRPLVNQELIILFMATLGLSYVLEGAGDLMWGSDVKVLDIGLPTDIWDIGGVYVEQLDVTAAVAAGSLVAVLAIFFTKTRIGRALRAVADDHQAALSVGISLQQIWVIVWSVAGIVALVAGIMWGSKSGVQFSLSLIALKALPVLILGGFTSIPGAIIGGLIIGLGEKVVEVFWYSVHGGAVENWFAFMLALAFLMFRPQGLFGDKIIERV, from the coding sequence GTGGAACTAATTTATGCAGTGCTGGTGCAGCCCTTCGTGGACATGTACCTCGACCCGCTCATCTTCATCGAAACCGTAATCAAGGGCCTGATGGCCGGAGTGCTTTACTCCCTCGTCGCCCTCGGCTTTGTGCTGATCTTCAAGGCATCCGGCGTCTTTAACTTTGCCCAGGGCGTGATGGCTTTGTTTGCCGCGCTGACCCTTACAGGCATCATGGAATATATGCCGGACGGCCTGCCCAAATGGCTCACCGTCATCGTCGCATTAGGCGCCACGGTGGTGATCATGATCCTTCTCGCCGTGATAATCGAAAGGGTCGTGCTCAGACCCTTGGTGAACCAGGAGCTGATCATCCTCTTCATGGCCACGCTGGGCCTCTCCTACGTGCTGGAAGGCGCCGGCGACCTGATGTGGGGCAGTGATGTGAAGGTTCTGGATATCGGTCTGCCGACCGACATCTGGGATATCGGCGGGGTTTATGTCGAGCAGCTCGATGTGACCGCGGCCGTCGCCGCCGGCTCACTCGTCGCCGTGCTCGCGATATTCTTCACCAAGACCCGGATTGGCCGTGCGCTCCGCGCCGTGGCCGACGATCACCAGGCGGCCCTCTCCGTCGGCATCTCGCTGCAGCAGATCTGGGTCATCGTCTGGTCTGTCGCCGGTATCGTCGCGCTGGTGGCCGGAATCATGTGGGGCAGTAAGTCCGGCGTGCAGTTCAGCCTGTCGCTGATCGCGCTGAAGGCCCTGCCCGTCCTCATCCTCGGCGGTTTTACGTCCATCCCCGGCGCCATTATCGGCGGTCTGATCATCGGGCTTGGGGAAAAGGTCGTCGAAGTCTTCTGGTACAGCGTCCATGGCGGTGCCGTGGAAAACTGGTTCGCCTTCATGCTGGCACTCGCCTTCCTGATGTTCAGGCCGCAAGGACTGTTCGGCGACAAGATCATCGAAAGGGTTTAA
- a CDS encoding ABC transporter ATP-binding protein, with translation MDSGGVNPPSGSVDTRTIGDPVLAVENIIVKFGGVTAINDVSFDVRKGEIRAIIGPNGAGKSSMLNVLNGFYKPRSGQIKFGGKTFPSMDPYYAASHGIARTFQNIALFRGMSTLDNLMTGRLLKMKSNFFWQCLYFGPAQKEELENRAHVERVIDFLEIQPIRRTPVGRLPYGLQKRVELGRALAMDPDILLLDEPMAGMNVEEKEDMSRFIMDVNEEFGTTVILIEHDMGVVMDLSDRVVVLDYGVKIADGTPDEVRANQNVIDAYLGVSHD, from the coding sequence ATCGATTCCGGCGGGGTGAACCCGCCCTCCGGCAGCGTCGACACGCGCACGATCGGCGACCCGGTTCTCGCCGTCGAGAACATCATCGTGAAATTCGGCGGGGTGACCGCCATCAACGATGTCAGTTTCGACGTCCGCAAGGGCGAGATCCGCGCCATCATCGGCCCGAACGGGGCCGGCAAGTCCTCGATGCTGAATGTCCTGAACGGTTTTTACAAACCGCGCTCGGGCCAGATCAAATTCGGCGGCAAGACCTTCCCGTCCATGGACCCGTATTACGCGGCCTCGCACGGCATCGCCCGGACCTTTCAGAACATAGCCCTGTTCCGCGGCATGAGCACGCTGGACAACCTGATGACCGGCCGGTTGCTGAAGATGAAGAGCAATTTCTTCTGGCAGTGCCTCTATTTCGGCCCGGCCCAGAAGGAAGAGCTGGAAAACCGGGCGCATGTGGAAAGGGTCATCGATTTTCTCGAGATCCAGCCGATCCGCCGCACGCCTGTCGGCCGCTTGCCCTACGGGTTGCAGAAGCGGGTTGAACTCGGCCGCGCACTGGCGATGGATCCGGACATTCTCCTGCTCGACGAGCCGATGGCCGGCATGAATGTCGAGGAAAAGGAGGACATGTCCCGCTTCATCATGGATGTGAACGAGGAATTCGGCACCACCGTGATCCTGATCGAACACGACATGGGCGTGGTCATGGACCTGTCCGACCGGGTCGTCGTGCTGGATTACGGTGTGAAGATCGCAGACGGCACGCCCGACGAGGTGCGCGCCAATCAAAATGTCATCGACGCCTATCTTGGCGTGAGCCACGACTGA
- a CDS encoding AMP-binding protein, which translates to MAYEYPDASVYDTLPKLLRYNAERFPNDVALREKDFGVWTEFTWADYLERVRNLALALNEAGLVKGDVFSIIGDNNVDWICAELAAQSVGAMTIGFYRDVLEDEIAYLTGYSAARMAYAEDQEQVDKFLNLGDRAGTIEKIIYSNTRGMRKFDDPRIVSFDDLVARGAEIHAASPELFDQMVDAVTGEDIAILCTTSGTTSNPKLAELPHGNFVRHTQLYLKHDPKDSTDEYVSVLPMPWIMEQVYTIGFGLNSRMKVSFPENEETAMSDMREIGPTFLLLAPRVLEQIAADMRARVMDAGPLTQWIFDKGVEMGREALDKGGKSWLADVALFSALRDRLGFANVRSAATGGAAMGPDTFKLFLAMGVPLKQLYGQTELLGAYTLQDGKEIDVDTVGVPFEGCEVKIIDADTDGVGEIITRHPNMFRGFHKNEEATKEDMKDGWMHTGDAGFFDTKGRLTVIDRVKDIAQTRTGTKFSPQYIENKLKFSPYIGEAVILGADRDYLTAIICIRFSIVSKWAEKARIPFTSYTNLSDRPEIYELIRSEIAHVNESLPDTQKIRKFLLLYKELDADDGELTRTRKVRRSVVSERYGPIIEALYGEGDRAEMNSEVTFEDGRKGNIEASMHIEKVDGAAAPEMKKAG; encoded by the coding sequence ATGGCGTACGAATACCCGGACGCTTCGGTTTACGACACGTTGCCGAAGCTCCTCCGCTACAACGCGGAACGTTTTCCCAATGACGTAGCGCTGCGCGAGAAGGATTTCGGTGTCTGGACCGAATTCACCTGGGCCGACTATCTGGAGCGGGTCCGCAATCTCGCTCTGGCCCTGAACGAAGCCGGGCTGGTCAAAGGCGACGTCTTCTCGATCATCGGCGACAACAACGTGGACTGGATCTGCGCCGAGCTTGCGGCCCAGTCCGTCGGCGCGATGACCATCGGGTTTTACCGCGACGTGCTGGAAGACGAGATCGCCTATCTCACCGGCTACAGCGCGGCCAGGATGGCCTATGCCGAGGATCAGGAGCAGGTCGACAAGTTCCTCAATCTCGGCGACCGCGCCGGGACGATCGAGAAAATCATCTATTCCAACACCCGCGGCATGCGGAAGTTCGACGATCCTCGGATCGTCAGCTTCGACGATCTGGTCGCCCGCGGCGCCGAGATCCATGCCGCCTCGCCTGAACTGTTCGACCAGATGGTCGACGCGGTGACAGGCGAAGATATCGCCATTCTCTGCACCACCTCGGGCACCACGTCGAACCCGAAGCTGGCAGAGCTGCCGCACGGGAATTTCGTTCGCCACACCCAGCTCTATCTGAAGCACGATCCGAAGGACTCGACGGACGAATATGTCTCCGTTCTGCCGATGCCCTGGATCATGGAGCAGGTCTACACCATCGGCTTCGGCCTGAATTCCCGCATGAAAGTGAGTTTCCCGGAGAACGAGGAAACCGCGATGAGCGATATGCGCGAGATCGGCCCGACCTTCCTGCTGCTCGCCCCCCGGGTGCTGGAGCAGATCGCCGCCGACATGCGCGCCCGGGTGATGGATGCGGGGCCACTGACCCAGTGGATCTTCGACAAGGGCGTGGAGATGGGACGCGAGGCACTCGACAAGGGAGGCAAGTCCTGGCTGGCTGATGTCGCCCTGTTCAGCGCCCTGCGAGACCGGCTCGGTTTTGCCAATGTACGCTCCGCCGCCACCGGCGGCGCCGCCATGGGACCCGACACCTTCAAACTGTTCCTCGCCATGGGCGTGCCGCTTAAGCAGCTCTATGGCCAGACGGAATTGCTCGGCGCCTATACCCTGCAGGATGGCAAGGAAATCGACGTCGATACGGTCGGCGTGCCGTTCGAGGGCTGTGAAGTGAAGATCATCGATGCCGACACAGACGGCGTCGGCGAGATCATCACCCGGCACCCGAACATGTTCCGCGGCTTCCACAAGAATGAGGAAGCCACAAAGGAAGACATGAAGGACGGCTGGATGCATACCGGCGATGCCGGATTCTTCGATACCAAGGGCCGGCTGACGGTGATCGACCGGGTGAAGGACATTGCCCAGACCCGCACGGGCACAAAATTTTCGCCGCAATATATCGAGAACAAGCTGAAGTTCTCGCCCTATATCGGCGAGGCCGTGATCCTCGGAGCCGATCGGGACTATCTGACGGCGATCATCTGCATACGTTTCTCGATCGTCTCGAAATGGGCAGAGAAAGCCCGCATCCCCTTCACCTCCTACACCAACCTCTCGGACCGCCCTGAGATCTACGAGTTGATCCGCAGCGAAATCGCCCATGTGAACGAGAGCCTGCCGGACACCCAGAAAATCCGGAAATTCCTGCTTCTTTACAAAGAGCTGGATGCGGATGACGGAGAGCTGACACGGACCCGCAAGGTGCGCCGCAGTGTGGTCTCCGAACGCTACGGTCCGATCATCGAAGCGCTCTACGGCGAAGGCGACCGGGCGGAGATGAATTCCGAGGTGACGTTCGAGGATGGCCGCAAGGGCAACATCGAAGCGTCCATGCACATCGAGAAAGTCGACGGCGCCGCAGCGCCCGAAATGAAAAAGGCAGGCTGA
- the acnA gene encoding aconitate hydratase AcnA encodes MIVTAGQDSLNTRRTLKASGKSYDYYSLEAMADAGFPEIRKLPHSLKVLLENLLRYEDGRTVTLDDVKALSEWVKNKKSSREIAYRPARVLMQDFTGVPAVVDLAAMRDAMTELGGDPEKINPLSPVDLVIDHSVMVDAFGGPDSFKKNVDLEFERNGERYEFLRWGSKAFRNFRVVPPGTGICHQVNLEHLAQTVWTKDEDGKTIAYPDTLVGTDSHTTMVNGMAVLGWGVGGIEAEAAMLGQPVSMLIPEVVGFELTGKLPEGATATDLVLIVVQMLRKKGVVGKFVEFHGSGLGHLSLADRATIANMAPEYGATCGYFPIDEETLSYLRLTGREDDRIALVEEYAKAQGMWRDDSQEMVFTDTLSLDLGTVVPSIAGPKRPQDRVLLTESAQEFAKAFKDLAGGVAPRTMDVEGEDYTLSDGDVVIAAITSCTNTSNPSVMIAAGLVARNAAAKGLTVKPWVKTSLAPGSQVVTDYLEKANLQVELDKLGFNLVGYGCTTCIGNSGPLDPHIAEAVEKGDLVVTSVLSGNRNFEGRVNPHVKANYLASPPLVVAYAIAGNLNVDLYKDALGEDPDGNPVYLKDIWPSNKEISDLLEADLSREMFQNRYANVFEGSAEWQAVQTTGSLTYNWNDGSTYVQNPPYFKGMAKEPGALTDISGARELAILGDSITTDHISPAGSIKSDGPAGDYLRERQVRPVDFNAYGARRGNHEIMMRGTFANIRLKNEMVEGVTGGYTKHQPSGEQMAIYDAAMRYEKEGVSLVIVGGKEYGTGSSRDWAAKGTRLLGVKAVIVESFERIHRSNLVGMGVLPLQFKDGMNRETLGLKGTEKFDITGIADGITPRMDVPCKITYADGSTKDVMLLCRIDTADEVEYYRHGGILQYVLRNIAKAA; translated from the coding sequence ATGATAGTGACTGCTGGCCAAGATAGCCTGAACACCCGACGTACGCTCAAGGCGTCCGGGAAAAGTTACGATTATTACAGCCTTGAAGCCATGGCGGATGCCGGTTTTCCGGAGATTCGCAAGCTTCCGCACTCGCTGAAAGTGCTGCTGGAAAACCTGCTGCGCTACGAAGACGGGCGCACGGTAACCCTGGACGACGTCAAGGCGCTGTCCGAATGGGTAAAGAATAAGAAGTCCTCCCGTGAAATCGCCTATCGCCCGGCCCGCGTCCTGATGCAGGACTTCACCGGCGTTCCGGCCGTGGTCGATCTCGCCGCCATGCGTGACGCGATGACAGAACTCGGTGGCGATCCGGAAAAGATCAATCCGCTGTCGCCTGTCGATCTGGTGATCGATCATTCGGTCATGGTGGATGCGTTCGGCGGACCCGACTCGTTCAAGAAGAACGTCGATCTGGAGTTCGAACGGAACGGCGAGCGGTACGAGTTCCTGCGCTGGGGCTCCAAGGCATTCCGCAACTTCCGCGTTGTCCCGCCGGGAACCGGCATTTGCCACCAGGTCAACCTGGAGCATCTGGCCCAGACGGTCTGGACCAAGGACGAGGACGGCAAGACGATTGCCTATCCCGACACGCTGGTCGGCACCGACAGTCACACCACCATGGTCAACGGCATGGCCGTACTTGGCTGGGGCGTCGGCGGTATCGAGGCGGAAGCGGCCATGCTCGGCCAGCCGGTCTCCATGTTGATCCCGGAAGTCGTCGGCTTCGAGCTGACCGGCAAACTGCCGGAAGGTGCGACGGCGACCGATCTGGTGCTGATCGTGGTGCAGATGCTCCGCAAGAAGGGCGTGGTCGGCAAGTTCGTCGAGTTTCATGGCTCCGGCCTCGGCCATCTCAGCCTGGCGGACCGGGCGACCATCGCCAACATGGCCCCGGAATACGGTGCCACCTGTGGCTATTTCCCGATCGACGAAGAGACCCTCAGCTACCTCAGGCTGACCGGCCGCGAAGACGACCGGATCGCGTTGGTGGAAGAATATGCCAAGGCACAGGGCATGTGGCGTGACGACAGCCAGGAAATGGTCTTCACGGACACGCTTTCCCTCGATCTCGGCACCGTGGTGCCGTCGATTGCCGGGCCGAAGCGTCCGCAGGACCGTGTTCTGCTGACCGAATCCGCCCAGGAATTCGCCAAGGCCTTCAAGGATCTCGCCGGCGGTGTTGCGCCGCGGACTATGGACGTCGAAGGCGAGGACTACACGCTGAGCGACGGTGACGTGGTGATTGCCGCCATCACCTCCTGCACCAACACCTCCAACCCGTCAGTGATGATTGCGGCCGGCCTCGTCGCCCGCAACGCGGCGGCCAAAGGCCTGACGGTGAAGCCGTGGGTGAAGACCTCGCTCGCACCGGGCTCCCAGGTCGTCACCGATTATCTGGAAAAGGCCAACCTGCAGGTCGAGCTCGACAAGCTCGGTTTCAACCTGGTCGGCTATGGCTGCACCACCTGCATCGGCAATTCCGGCCCGCTCGACCCACATATCGCGGAAGCGGTGGAGAAGGGCGATTTGGTCGTCACCTCCGTGCTGTCCGGCAACCGGAATTTCGAGGGCAGGGTGAACCCGCACGTCAAGGCGAACTATCTCGCCTCGCCGCCGCTGGTCGTTGCCTATGCCATCGCCGGGAACCTGAACGTGGACCTGTACAAGGACGCGCTCGGCGAGGATCCGGATGGTAACCCGGTGTATCTGAAAGATATCTGGCCCTCCAACAAGGAGATCAGCGACCTCCTGGAGGCCGATCTCAGCCGCGAGATGTTCCAGAACCGCTACGCCAACGTGTTCGAAGGCTCGGCGGAATGGCAGGCTGTGCAGACCACCGGCAGCCTGACCTACAACTGGAACGACGGCTCGACCTACGTCCAGAATCCGCCTTACTTCAAGGGCATGGCGAAGGAGCCGGGCGCGCTGACCGATATCAGCGGTGCCCGTGAGCTGGCCATTCTCGGCGACTCGATCACCACCGACCACATCTCACCGGCCGGCTCCATCAAGTCGGACGGCCCGGCGGGCGACTATCTGCGCGAACGTCAGGTCCGCCCGGTGGACTTCAACGCCTACGGCGCACGGCGTGGCAATCATGAAATCATGATGCGCGGCACCTTCGCCAATATCCGTCTGAAGAACGAGATGGTCGAGGGCGTGACCGGCGGTTACACCAAGCACCAGCCTTCCGGCGAGCAGATGGCGATCTATGACGCCGCCATGCGCTACGAGAAGGAAGGTGTTTCTCTGGTCATCGTTGGCGGCAAGGAATACGGCACCGGCTCCTCCCGCGACTGGGCGGCCAAGGGCACCCGTCTGCTGGGCGTCAAGGCCGTGATCGTCGAGAGCTTCGAGCGTATCCACCGCTCCAACCTTGTCGGCATGGGCGTGTTGCCGCTGCAGTTCAAGGACGGCATGAACCGCGAAACCCTGGGCCTGAAGGGCACGGAAAAGTTCGACATCACGGGGATTGCCGACGGCATCACCCCGCGCATGGACGTGCCATGCAAGATCACCTACGCGGACGGCTCCACCAAGGACGTGATGCTGCTCTGCCGCATCGATACCGCGGACGAGGTGGAATATTACCGTCACGGCGGCATCCTGCAGTACGTGCTGCGGAACATCGCCAAGGCGGCGTAA